A single Vigna radiata var. radiata cultivar VC1973A chromosome 8, Vradiata_ver6, whole genome shotgun sequence DNA region contains:
- the LOC106771843 gene encoding putative cysteine-rich receptor-like protein kinase 9 — MDFAFFLFSSFCERGNFFHFTIQTPSLYVCTDVTVYPDPEALGSQTNYYKHKNRGKTIHQLQIFLQTNVTNMPHSNCLAISSVFFFLFSSFFFSTKATPIYSSHVCTNSTKNQPNTTFQTNLNLLLSSLSSKATEATQFYKTTIATQTPNPVKGLFLCRGDTLAAACHDCVTAAAADLKRRCPVQKEAIIWYDVCMVRYSNQYLNNIVPGVDMSDSNNVTSISISLDRFNELLAGLLNSLATKARNSADKKFATGEVNLTSSVTLYGLVQCTPDLSLFDCRMCFSSAIASVPNCCDGKRGARVLLPGCNIRYEVYPFYSSNNTLTPTIVKPRPSGGSGVEVILTFVIPIVAAMVLFTFGICTVMRKQAKSVIQLWKQTNYSEV; from the exons ATGGACtttgctttttttttgttttcaagttttTGTGAACGTGGAAACTTTTTCCATTTTACTATTCAAACCCCTTCTCTCTATGTATGTACTGACGTCACTGTTTACCCTGATCCAGAAGCACTGGGTTCTCAAACAAACTATTACAAACATAAAAACAGGGGAAAAACAATTCACCAACTGCAAATCTTTCTCCAAACCAACGTCACCAACATGCCTCATTCCAACTGCTTAGCAATTTCCTcagttttcttcttcctcttcagtTCCTTCTTCTTTTCAACCAAAGCAACGCCAATATACAGTTCCCATGTCTGCACAAACTCCACCAAAAACCAACCAAACACCACATTCCAAACCAACCTCAACCTCCTCCTCTCTTCCCTTTCTTCCAAGGCCACTGAAGCCACCCAATTCTACAAAACAACAATTGCCACCCAAACCCCCAACCCCGTCAAGGGCCTCTTCCTCTGCCGCGGCGACACCCTCGCCGCCGCCTGCCACGACTGCGTCACCGCTGCAGCAGCGGACCTAAAACGCCGGTGCCCGGTTCAGAAGGAGGCCATAATCTGGTACGATGTGTGCATGGTACGCTACTCCAACCAATACCTCAACAACATCGTACCTGGAGTGGATATGTCTGATTCCAATAACGTGACTAGCATTAGCATTAGCCTTGACCGATTCAACGAGTTGCTCGCGGGATTGCTGAATTCCCTGGCAACGAAAGCTAGGAATTCTGCGGATAAGAAATTTGCGACAGGGGAAGTGAACCTCACGAGTTCGGTGACCCTTTATGGGTTAGTGCAGTGCACGCCGGATTTGTCTTTGTTCGATTGCAGGATGTGTTTTAGCAGCGCCATTGCGTCTGTTCCGAATTGCTGTGATGGGAAACGAGGGGCAAGAGTGTTGCTTCCTGGATGCAATATCAGATATGAAGTGTATCCATTTTACAGCAGCAATAACACATTGACCCCAACGATTGTGAAGCCTCGTCCTTCAG GAGGGAGTGGTGTTGAAGTGATTCTTACATTTGTTATCCCTATTGTTGCTGCGATGGTGCTTTTCACTTTTGGGATATGTACTGTCATGAGAAAGCAAGCAAAGAGTGTGATACAATTGTGGAAGCAAACG AATTATTCTGAGGTGTAG